Proteins encoded together in one Syntrophorhabdaceae bacterium window:
- a CDS encoding methyltransferase, with translation MRFEEKGVISMPSVVDISGMSPGPALYHMAMGYYVPRALALVAELGVADLITDGPRNARDLAAATQTHAPSLARVLRLLASVGVFAELPDGSFALTPLSEVLRKNAPDSVRALVLMFCGAGVQDAWRDLEACVRSGEPAFRRMAPSADSPYVLMAGIPELTALFDEAMATVASWSAAAVATAVDFSALRRVVDVGGGNGTLLIGLLKAHPHIRGVVFDQAHAATRAQQRVSAAGLVDRCEVMAGDFFDGVPNGADAYVLRHVFVDWDDERAATILRNCRAAMPSHGQLMILEGIYSVRISPSASCQNAAGHDVNMLVCTGGRLRSEEEFRALLAASGFRLSRVVPTKTDVSVIFGEPA, from the coding sequence ATGCGTTTCGAAGAAAAAGGAGTGATCTCCATGCCGTCTGTTGTTGATATATCTGGAATGTCGCCCGGCCCCGCGCTCTATCACATGGCGATGGGCTATTACGTCCCCCGTGCACTTGCACTCGTGGCTGAGCTTGGCGTTGCTGACCTTATCACCGACGGTCCACGCAACGCCCGTGATCTTGCGGCTGCTACTCAGACGCACGCGCCGTCGCTGGCCCGCGTGCTGCGACTGCTCGCGAGCGTCGGTGTCTTCGCTGAGTTACCCGACGGCAGTTTTGCGCTCACGCCGTTGAGTGAGGTGCTGCGCAAGAACGCGCCTGACTCGGTCCGCGCCTTGGTGCTTATGTTTTGCGGCGCGGGAGTACAGGACGCTTGGCGGGACCTTGAGGCCTGCGTCCGGAGCGGAGAGCCCGCGTTTCGCCGTATGGCGCCCAGTGCTGACAGCCCCTATGTTTTGATGGCTGGCATCCCGGAGCTAACGGCCCTGTTCGATGAGGCGATGGCGACGGTTGCATCGTGGTCGGCCGCCGCGGTGGCGACCGCGGTCGATTTCTCTGCCTTGAGACGGGTTGTAGACGTCGGCGGTGGGAACGGTACACTGCTCATCGGGCTCCTGAAGGCGCACCCACACATCCGCGGAGTGGTCTTCGATCAGGCACACGCCGCGACACGCGCGCAGCAGCGGGTGAGCGCCGCTGGTCTGGTGGACCGGTGCGAGGTGATGGCCGGCGACTTTTTCGACGGCGTGCCGAACGGTGCGGATGCCTACGTGCTGCGGCACGTGTTTGTGGATTGGGACGACGAGCGGGCGGCCACGATCCTACGCAACTGTCGAGCCGCCATGCCGTCGCACGGGCAACTCATGATTTTGGAAGGCATATACTCGGTGCGGATCAGTCCCTCTGCTTCCTGCCAAAACGCCGCTGGCCACGATGTGAACATGCTCGTCTGCACGGGAGGACGACTACGTTCTGAAGAGGAGTTTCGGGCCTTGCTCGCGGCATCCGGCTTCCGGCTGTCGAGGGTGGTCCCGACAAAGACGGATGTTTCAGTAATTTTTGGCGAACCGGCATAG